Part of the Anopheles coluzzii chromosome 3, AcolN3, whole genome shotgun sequence genome is shown below.
GTTACGAGTGTCTTGGTAGAAAACCCCAATTTATCATTCTACGCATCCTAAAAGTAATGTGGAAAGGACTCAAAAGTAAATAGTATTGTGCCCACCTGCTTTTTATTATCTCTCCAaccacttcttcttcttcttctatttggcgtaacgtcctacgcggacatgccggcctatacaggttttcgagacttaattcattaccacgcagccggatagtcaatccttgctacggggggactgTCCATTCTGGggttgaacccatgacgggcatgttattgagtcgttcgagatGATGTAccactgtaccacgggaccgcccctacCAACTACTTATCTAGGTCGAATAAATCCAAAACGGTTTAAATAGTGATACAATGATGTGGATCAAGCATTTAACCTGGTGGTCAAATATTGTAAATTTGAGAAAACTTGATACAAATTACCCGTCATCTTAACGTACATTTAGTAAGGTATATTATCATGTTGTATATGTCATGTTGTACACCAATGATAAGAATACTGCATTCCTTAATCATTTGCTCAAAAATTATGCTCAATAGCTGTCTTTGAATTGCGTTaacttttaaataatttatgtttatgcAATTTACTTGTCAACGGGGAACATATATTTTGTTTGTCCTTATCGTATCCAATATCTCAttttcaatcctaaaattcGAAACAACATGTTTAGTAGTTAACTTTGGACAGTTGAGAATAATGCTCCTTTGCTGTCTTCATTTCAGAATCTATGGATAATCCATACTATATAGGGtttttgatcgtatcccatagatttttggttcgttcccataatttattggtattttccgattggatatcaatacggATATCAATGGTGATATGGGAAACGGCCAAATAATCGTGggaacacaccaaacaaatgggaacccaccaaaaattaaTGTGAATAAACTAATAAATCGTGAGCAACCCTTTAAGTTATaaaaaaattttaaattttctgcTGCTTATTAATAAATTAGGATAATAAGTTCCTTCAGTTTTACAAATTTGGTTCAAGCATCATTGATTTATAGATTTCAGTTTTACCTAAAAAAGTGCTATATAGATTTTAGTTTTACCTAATTGCTTTTTACCTAAAAAAGTTAACAATTTGGGTGACTTTACACATTTGAACTACATTTAAGTATCCACTTTCAAGTCGATATTTTGTAAGAACGAAGAAGTCGATCAGTTTTCAAACTCTGATCATGATCCCTAAACCACTTAGTGATTAAAGGACTGTTCTTTTCTTTAAACATTCCATCTAAACTATtaggaactatttcattgaaTCAAAATAATCAATCTTTGCGGAAATCAAATGCTTGTTGCGAGATTTCGTTTTGATTTCAGCCAACACTCCTCATCAGACACTCCAATTGAGCGATTTGGTCCAACACATGATCTCATAGACGCATCACAGTTCACAATCTCCGGAGCACCAAACACGGCATCCCCGGCGATCTCCCATCCACCATCAGTCCGAAAACGGAAATATCGATAGGATGTCCCTGGTGTGCCGTGCTTTCGTTCGCAAAGATTCATTCCCATTCCGTGTCCCACAAGCGGTTCCACAGATCGTGTTTGTCCGATTTTAGCAATCACACAGAAGTTTCCTTTTCCGTCCGAAAATGGCCCAAAAATACGGCGACAAATCTTGTCCGGCCCGACAAGTTggcgtgtgtttgtctgtaTTTTGTATCGAACTGCCTGTCGCGTGGGTGACGGCCTAAAAGAGTGCCTTACATTGCGATGGCGTAGGACGGAATCGGTCGCTGCCTGGGGGCTGCGAAGGGGAAGGAAGCTGCGAAGGCGGGATTGAATGGTTTGGATACGTTACTActtcttttacttcctctTTATCGCTGTCTCTCTCGCGCTTACATTTCTTGGAACCCGTTGGGAGGTGGTAATGTAGTCGATGTCGCCTTCGCACCGGTGACTCGGTGACACGGAGGTGCTGTGTAACCCGATgcaacacactcacgcacCGCACCTTGGCAGCTTTGGGTTGGTGAATCACGCCGGTTTTGTGTTTCTAAATTTggtattctctctctctgtgatgtgatgggtggaaaattcatcgaaaaagggaaattaaaaAGGGCAACATTCGGTGGATGTTTCCGCAGCATCGCGACGTGTTTTAGAACCTTACGGCCACATCCGAAACACAATATATCCCCTCTGCCTGTCCGCCGCCGACGAGAATGCACGCGCCGGGCCGGGATGTTGACGCAACGGAACTAAAAATAGAGCCATTGTTCTTGAAGTTCTTCGCGCATTCCAACGTGCTGCCGTGCTGCCGGCCACTTAAGTGAGAGTGGTCTATCGCTAAGACCGGCGATCACTTCCGTTCCGACGGGATGGGATCTTCTTTCCCGCCGTTTTGCGGGATGCCCTTTGCCGGGAACCGCAATGGGTAAGCAGATCAGATCGATTGCCCGCCGCGGGGTGCGCCGACTTTCGCAACGTACACGCAGCACGGTacgcacacacgtacgcatCGCAGCCCCGGTGGGCTTCATGTTCGGTGCGCGTCATCATACGCGTCGTGGCCGCAAACCGTCGACACACACGTAGGCGTCGCGGGAACACCGCTGCTTCACCGCGACGGCCTTTTCATAATATTTAATTCATGGAGTGAACCGGCGCCGAACTCAGTTCCATCCCGTCCGTCGGCCAGTAAACAAGTGATCTCCTCTACTGCTCCGTGTCCGCGCTCGAAACTGTCCAAGGGCTACCGTgtatgtgcgcgtgtgtgtgcgtgtgtgtatgctggCGTAAACCAGTGCTTAAAACAACATACCGAACCGGCTTCTTCTCGTGCGCGCAGGCGTAAGCGCAccaactctctttctctcgcgcaCGTTATCTCGCGCTCAGCGCAAAACAAGGTGTACAGAGAAAGGGCACGAGGTAAAAGGCATCCCCAACCCCCCGACCGACCGTGGGGAGATTCGTgtgactgtgtgcgtgtgtgtgtgagtgagcggCGGGGTTGTTTCGTTCGCTCAAAAACGCTGCCCTGCATCACGGCACTGTTCAGTTCGTTCGTGCATTCCGGTCCCAGTGCTGCTAGTAGTGTGAccctgtgctgctgctgtctctCTGTTACCCCACTTTGTGCACGGTGTGATCCGACATATCCCCTCCGCACCAACCAAGCACAACGTGATTACCTCATCGCGCATCCGCAAAGTGTGTCAACGCATGGCCGCGCGCAGATGGTTGGAAAAGTGATTCTAGCGCGCTAACTGGCCACGGTTAGTGATAACGGGTGCCATCACGCTATCAGTGCAGTGCAAAAGTGTCGTACAGTGGTGAAAGATAactgaaaaaaacacacccacgCCACAGGGTAATTGAATAATAAGTACGTTAAACGGTAGTGATATTGGTGTGCAATAAGTGATAAAAGTAGAACGCAAAGTGTATCCCGATAAACATGGGGTTGAATAACCGCGACAAGCAGGCAAAGCTGAAAACTCAGAGCCTGCTAGACTCCGAGCGAGCCGGACAGCAAACGGTGACGACGGTAACGGTGGATCATGGTACGGTCGCGATGCCACTGGAGTCGATGGCAACCGTCAGCTCATCGACGGCGAACAACAGCAGTTCGTTCCAGCAGTCGTCATCGCCGTCCTCCTCGACGACCTCGAAGGTCCAGTCCAGTGCAGTGGAAAGTACAGTGCAGCGCAAGTCCTCCGATGGGCGCGTGATCAGTGAAGTGCGTGAGCAAGGCTCCAAGAAGGATGGGCCAAAGTTCAGCACCGTCAGCAGCATGCGCAGTGAGGCTAACCGGGCCAAACAGATCGATAGCTTCATCGAGGAGATACATCACATCGCGAGTGATACGATCGGCTCGACCGCACTGATCGGTGCCCCGGCCGGTATGGAGCTGCCCGCCGGGACGGTCACACAGAAAACGGTGCTGCTCAGTGGTGGTGAAAGTGCGCGCAAGCAATCGTACGTCAGTGAGAGTGTTGGCGGTGGTCATACCACCCTCCAGTCCAGTGTGTCCGGTGATGCTAGTCAGCAGGTGATATCGACCATCGGGCCGAGCAAGATCGAGATCTCGAAAATGGCCCTTGACAGCAGTGCCGTGTCGAGCAGTAGCACCAGCAAAGTCATGCAAAGTAGCAGCAGTGCCATAACGaagcaagagcagcagcaatcatcatcattgtcatCTTCATCGCAGAGTGCGATGCATAGTGAGAAAAATGTGTCCGAATCTAGTGCAATCTCCAGTTCACACAAGTCTGAGTCGAAGCAGAGCAAAAGCTCCCACACgacctcgtcgtcgtcgtcgtcgtcgagcACCAGCAAACTGATGTCGAGTGCTCAAAGCAAGGCTCAGTCTGTGTCGGAAACATTCCAATCGTCCGCACATGGTACGAGCGACAGTGCACAGTCCGGACGACAGACGGATACGCTGTCGATGAACGGTGGTAGACAGTCGCTGTCCACAGTACAGTCATCACACCTGCCGGACCATTCCACGTACGATCAGAAATCATTCCAGCTGGTGGATGGAGATGGCAAGACCCGCCAGCAGCATGACAGCCAGAGCTACTCGATGGCACAGAGTCAAGCGCCGACCACGAAAATCGTGTACGATTCGGCGGGTAATCAGATCACGAGCACTTCCTCCTCGTACCAAGCCGCGCAGGGCTACAGTACCTCCTCGTTCCAGACGGAGTTCTCCGACGGAGTCGATTTGTCGAAGTCGGCCAAGGACAGTTCCGCTGGAACGGCCAAGCTTCGCCAGACGGCGAACAACCAGAATCAAGTGCTGTACGATACAGCGGGCAACCGGATCACGACCACCGGCTCCTCATCGTATCAAGCGGCGCAAGGTTACAGTTCCTCGTCCTTCCAGAGCTCCGAAGCGATGGACTCAAAGTCATCGAAGGACTACATGTCCTCTACCAGTACATCCACGAAGCAGAGTCACAATGTGTCCACTTCCAAGGGTATGACGTCCAGCAGCGCAAAGGACTCTATCATCGACTCAACCACACTGGACAACTACTCGGTGCAGTTGCACGATTCGTCCACCGGTCAGCAACACTCCAACAATATGCTCATGAAAACGGAGTCGGCCCACACCGTGGCCAGCCTTTCGTCGGCACACGACGCACTGGCCAGTACGATCCAGAGCACGCAGCTCATTACGGAATCGGCGAGCGAGGCGCAGCAGCGCCAGCAACACTCCGAGTCGACCAAAACGTACGAAACGTCCTCGCACTATGCGCAGATGGACGAGGAAAGCCGTTCCCGGCGCAAGACGTCCGAGTATCGCGAGCAGCGCGAATCGAATGCCGCCATCCTGAAGCGCAAGATCTACGACGAGCACGGGCGGCGGCTGAACTTGATCGATGAGAAAATTGTGCCGAAAGACATCGTGACGGCGGACCTGCAGGACGACGTGACGAACGTGACCAAAACGTCGTTCGAGGCGAAACTGTTCAACCCGAAGCTGAAGCGATGGGAGCTGGTCGACCAGAAGACGATACTGGAGAAGGACATTACCACCGACATACCGGTGGAGATCGTCCAGGAGCTGGAGGTGGAGCGTCCCGAGCTGGCCAACATCACCACGACGATTCAGATGACGAAGGTTAGTGTTGCTACGCATTGCGGTTGGGTTCTGAAGGTGCTTTTGAACATCACAACTAACATTAATCCCTTAATGTGCTTGTATGTGTAGGTATACGATGCCAAGACCAAGCAGTGGAAAACGATCGATCAGAAGAAGCACATCGATGTGCTGGAAAAGATCACCTTCCTGGAGGAAAGCTCCGGACGCTCGGAGCTGGACGAGTCGGAGCGAACGAAAAACATGAAATCCATGGACATGGTGGTAGGTCTCGATGAAACAAGACACATCTAGATCATTTTAAAAGCTGCATTTTGTACTCGCATTTGTTCTTTCACAGGACCGTGTGACAATCAAGGAGGTGAGCGATCTAAGCGATCAGAAACGAAACCAGATCAACAAAACGTCCAAACGCACAGACCAACAAACCATCCAGGAGCAGTGCATCTGCGAAATCTGTACCTGCGGGTAAGTGTAACAATGAGTGGGGCGACCTCCCTGATGCCCACGTTTTTCTGTCCTCTTATTGGTCTCACGTCTGGCATTCAAACACCCACCAGCGGCATGGGGTACGTTGCATGTCCTTCAAAAGCGTTCAACGCGATCGGAAGAGGAAACTGCAGCGCACAGACGGCGATGCTCGTCCCCCTACTTGGTCGGAATTAATAGCTCCCACTGGTTCACTTCTCCCAATTCCTCCATGTCTCAttcattcccccccccccctcccctgaCCACTTGCCCCCAATCAATGCCGACGACCGTGTGTAAACCTTAAATGGTCAATTGGCAAGATCGCCGTGCTGAGCGTGTTTGCGGTTCGTTTGGTCGCCGTCGTTTCAATTTATGCTCATTTACAATCAACCTACGCGCCTTGCCCGCGATGACATCATCGCGGGTGCTTTGCCACGATTGAGCCCGAGATGCGAGATAGtggtgttgctggtggtggtagttgtgcgATCATCATCGGCAGCGCCCGCTGTCAGCAATGTTGggtgttatttatttagtttgttttggtttgcctCTTGCCACGGATGCTTTCAGCTGTGAGCTCTTTTGATTCTTCTCTTCACACTTCTTCATTGTGTGGCGATTCCCTTTATGTACAGGGTTTCTTATGTATTTTTGACTTTTTGTGATTACAACAAAGCGATGAAATAGGGGtagttgtattttttatttttctaagtaaaatacaaaaacaagaaacatgatgtataaaaaataatttatttcgtCGAGTATTTTTAAACTCATATTTTTATGTATTGGACCAATTTTTCTTGGTCAAAGGCTTTTTTAACGACACCACAATTCTCATGTGCCTCTCAAATATAATCAAAAAGCTTTTATCAAGAGAAACTAGTTCACTTAACCCATACCGGTCATGGAATTGATCCCAATCTCATAAAGGTTTTAGTATTGGTTCCGGAACCATATTTGTCTTGAAACTGTTTTTAAACGTATAACATTCCTGTCCTTGAACTAATCTTATAAAATATTACCCCTGAAACTGATCATGAATCTAAACCTATCCTGAATTTAACTAAGCACTCCCACTGTCTCTAGAGTTGATCCTAACACCATGTCGTTTCCCAAATTAATCTCCAACTAAATCGAATCAATACCGATCCTGGTATGATTCCGGGCACCATTTACACTTCAATGGTTTGATggcggggggggaggggtgctCAGAATCCCTGTACTGGGTCCATATACTTTATGAGTCCCTTCATCCATGGGGCCCCTATATAGCACAGAAGCTCCTGCTGAGAGTACTGTACACATTGTTCTATATGCTGGAATTACCATACACTGGGCCCCTACATTGACGGGGtcccccgcggccgctcagtccgcgcaccgttaaatccgccactgggtTTAGGTACTTAGgcgaaagcggggcaaaatgggcatgtggggcaaaatgggcaccctctatttaagcattttttgactacaaagatactttgcaatgctcaaaatgtattcattagagtgttctattaacaccatgtaagtttcataacccttacataacaaataacgaagaaaaatgcaaaataaggtttagtagcatattgatgtaatttttgccacttcgaaaataagcttaaaccagtgtcacagggatgcgttgaagttttacacGATATGTTTTTagagatatgatatttctatacaatttgtctgaagaaagcaaggcgattgaatgcgtatttttactaatataacaaaaattacaaaaatgcttcacgtggggcaaaatggacagttacacttggggcaaaatgggcagatgcttttgacacAGCTTCTAAAGATTCGaatttgtagatttaaacgtgtaaaaactgttgtaattttgataacatatttttgtaagaattttaagggcttttctgaccagcaaaacaaaagatagaacgaaaatacatttcacgaaacgtgcgcaaaagcatagaccattacctaagcgcagttgttgtggcccattttgccccagtgtGTTGACGTTTCACACTTTGTTTACatgtgcccattttgccccagggctatgcccattttactaTTTTGTCAAAAAAGCTTCTCGAAAAACATCAACTtgtattttacattattttaatgtttttaagttgttttcattctacgtggcaattttaatccatagataaatggtggagacatacaataatgaaagagaTCATTTAGCCCCGCTTTCTCCTACGTGAGTAACTGATTCCGCTACCATATTTGTCAATGAAACATTTCCGGCATCTGTTTTAAATATTCAGCGCAGTTTTCCGATTAATTAGCCAGCACATAACttactattttttaaaaattataaattaattgTGTATATCCTTTTATGAACTTCACATTTCAGACGGCATAACTGCTACAACTGTGGAGGAGGTACTGCAACGACACAAACTAAATCCTCAAAATATACTGCCACGAGCAATTCGGAAAATGTTTACCATCAAGGTAAATTTAATCCAGATATAAACTGTATGTGCactataattatttttattattttcttcttttagaAAATTTCACATCAGAGCTCAGTGCGCAAGCAACGTCGGGAAGACGAGGAACATGGACAATAGAAGATGCAGAAGATCATCTGAATCGAAGGGAATCGTACACGATTGAACATAGCAGCACCGCAAACGAAACATCGGAACGCAGACTCACGTGGACGAAGGATGATTTGGAAAAGGTTGATGTCACGAAGCTTAAAGCTGACTACATGCGACCAAAACCAATCAAGCATGAAGATAATCTCAAGCCCGAAGGAGCATTTACGGTGCCGGAACGAGCAGGATACACCCCAGGGGAGCGTGTCAAGCCGATAAAACCCGATGACAACCTTCGTCCAGAGGGCGAGTTCTCTACTCCAGAGAAGCTTCAGTACAGACCGGCCGAGCGTCCAAAGCAGGTTCGACCTGAGGATAACCTCAGACCGGAAGGAGACTTCGAGAAACCTGAGAAGCCTCAATACAGACCGGCCGAGCGTCCGAAACAGATCAAACCTGAGGATAACCTGCGTACTGAGGGAGAGTTCCAGGCTCCTGAGCGTCCAGAGTATCGTCCTGGAGAGCGACCGAAGCCTGTGCGTCACGATGATAATCTTCGTCCCGAGGGAGACTTCGAGCGTCCCGAGAAATCACCATTCCGACCAGCCGAGCGACCGAAGCAGGTTCGTCCTGAGGACAATCTTCGTCCAGAGGGCGATTTCTCTACTCCAGAGAAGCTTCAGTACAGACCGGCCGAGCGTCCAAAGCAGGTTCGACCTGAGGATAACCTCAGACCGGAAGGAGAGTTCGAGAAACCTGAGAAGCCTCAATACAGACCGGCCGAGCGTCCGAAACAGATCAAACCTGAGGATAACCTGCGTACTGAGGGAGAGTTCCAGGCTCCTGAGCGTCCAGAGTATCGTCCTGGAGAAAGACCGAAGCCTGTGCGTCACGATGATAATCTTCGTCCCGAGGGAGACTTCGAGCGTCCCGAGAAATCACCATTCCGACCAGCCGAGCGACCGAAGCAGGTTCGTCCTGAGGACAATCTTCGTCCAGAGGGCGATTTCTCTACTCCAGAGAAGCCTCAGTACAGACCGGCCGAGCGACCGAAGCAGATTCGACCTGAGGATAACCTCAGACCGGAAGGAGAGTTCGAGAAGCCTGAGAAGCCTCAGTACAGACCGGCCGAGCGTCCGAAGCAGATCAAACCTGAAGATAACCTGCGTACTGAGGGAGAGTTCCAGGCTCCTGAGCGTCCAGAGTATCGTCCTGGAGAGCGTCCGAAGCCTGTGCGTCACGATGATAATCTTCGTCCCGAGGGAGACTTCGAGCGTCCCGAGAAATCTCCATTCCGACCAGCCGAGCGACCGAAGCAGGTTCGTCCTGAGGACAATCTTCGTCCAGAGGGCGAGTTCTCTACTCCAGAGAAGCCTCAGTATAGACCGGCCGAGCGTCCGAAGCAGGTTCGACCTGAGGATAACCTCAGACCGGAAGGAGAGTTCGAGAAGCCTGAGAAGCCTCAGTACAGACCGGCCGAGCGTCCGAAGCAGATTAAACCTGAGGATAACCTGCGCACTGAGGGAGAGTTCCAGGCTCCTGAGCGTCCAGAGTATCGTCCTGGAGAGCGACCGAAGCCTGTGCGTCACGATGATAATCTTCGTCCCGAGGGAGACTTCGAGCGTCCCGAGAAATCACCATTCCGACCAGCCGAGCGACCGAAGCAGGTTCGTCCTGAGGACAATCTTCGTCCAGAAGGCGATTTCTCTACTCCAGAGAAGCCTCAGTACAGACCGGCCGAGCGTCCAAAACAGGTTCGTCCTCAAGATAACCTCAAGCCCGAAGGTGATTTCGAACGACCTCAGCCTACGATTGTAGGAAAGGCCGAGAGAGCTCAGATTGTTCGTCACGAGGACAATCTGTATATGGAAGGCAACTTCGAACGTACTGAGAAAACGGTTTACATATCTGGCGAGCGACCGAAGCCCATAAGACCTGATGATAATCTTCGTCCTGAGGGAGACTTCGAGCGCCCCGAGAAATCACCATTCCGACCAGCCGAGCGACCGAAGCAGGTTCGTCCTGAGGACAATCTTCGTCCAGAGGGCGAGTTCTCTACTCCAGAGAAGCCTCAGTACAGACCGGCCGAGCGTCCGAAGCAGATTCGACCTGAGGATAACCTCAGACCGGAAGGAGAGTTCGAGAAGCCTGAGAAGCCTCAGTACAGACCGGCCGAGCGTCCGAAGCAGATCAAACCTGAAGATAACCTGCATACTGAAGGAGAGTTCCAGACTCCTGAGCGTCCAGAGTATCGTCCTGGAGAGCGACCGAAGCCCATAAGACCTGATGATAATCTTCGTCCTGAAGGAGACTTCGAGCGTCCCGAGAAATCTCCATTCCGACCAGCCGAGCGACCGAAGCAGGTTCGTCCTGAAGACAACCTTCGTCCCGAGGGCGAGTTCTCTACTCCAGAGAAGCCTCAGTACAAATCGGCCGAGCGACCGAAGCAGGTTCGTCCTCAAGATAACCTCAGACCGGAAGGAGAGTTCGAGAAGCCTGAGAAGCCTCAGTACAGACCGGCCGAGCGTCCGAAGCAGATCAAACCTGAGGATAATCTGCGCACTGAGGGTGAGTTCCAGACTCCTGAGCGTCCAGAGTATCGTCCTGGAGAGCGACCGAAGCCTGTGCGTCACGATGATAATCTTCGTCCCGAGGGAGACTTCGAGCGTCCCGAAAAATCTCCATTCCGACCAGCCGAGCGACCGAAGCAGGTTCGTCCTGAAGACAATCTTCGTCCAGAGGGCGAGTTCTCTACTCCAGAGAAGCCTCAGTATAGACCGGCCGAGCGTCCGAAGCAGGTTCGTCCTCAAGATAACCTCAAGCCCGAAGGTGATTTCGAACGACCTCAGCCTACGATTGTAGGAAAGGCCGAGAGAGCTCAGATTGTTCGTCACGAGGGCAATCTGTATATGGAAGGCAACTTCGAACGTACTGAGAAAACGGTTTACATATCTGGCGAGCGACCGAAGCCCATAAGACCTGATGATAATCTTCGTCCCGAGGGAGACTTCGAGCGTCCCGAGAAATCTCCATTCCGACCAGCCGAGCGACCGAAGCAGGTTCGTCCTGAGGACAATCTTCGTCCAGAGGGCGAGTTCTCTACTCCAGAGAAGCCTCAGTACAGACCGGCCGAGCGACCGAAGCAGGTTCGACCTGAGGATAACCTCAGACCGGAAGGAGAGTTCGAGAAGCCTGAGAAGCCTCAGTACAGACCGGCCGAGCGTCCGAAGCAGATCAAACCTGAAGATAACCTGCGTACTGAAGGAGAGTTCCAGGCTCCTGAGCGTCCAGAGTATCGTCCTGGGGAACGACCGAAGCCTGTGCGTCACGATGATAATCTTCGTCCCGAGGGAGACTTCGAGCGTCCCGAGAAATCTCCATTCCGACCAGCCGAGCGACCGAAGCAGGTTCGTCCTGAGGACAATCTTCGTCCAGAGGGCGATTTCTCTACTCCAGAGAAGCCTCAGTATAGACCGGCCGAGCGACCGAAGCAGGTTCGTCCTCAAGATAACCTCAAGCCCGAAGGTGATTTCGAACGACCTCAGCCTACGATTGTAGGAAAGGCCGAGAGAGCTCAGATAGTTCGTCACGAGGACAATCTGTACATGGAAGGCAACTTCGAACGTACTGAGAAAACGGTTTACATATCTGGCGAGCGACCGAAGCCCATAAGACCTGATGATAATCTTCGTCCCGAGGGAGACTTCGAGCGTCCCGAGAAATCACCATTCCGACCAGCCGAGCGACCGAAGCAGGTTCGTCCTGAGGACAATCTTCGTCCAGAGGGCGATTTCTCTACTCCAGAGAAGCCTCAGTATAGACCGGCCGAGCGTCCGAAGCAGGTTCGTCCTCAAGATAACCTCAAGCCCGAAGGTGATTTCGAACGACCTCAGCCTACGATTGTAGGAAAGGCCGAGAGAGCTCAGATAGTTCGTCACGAGGACAATCTGTACATGGAAGGCAACTTCGAACGTACTGAGAAAACGGTTTACATATCTGGCGAGCGACCGAAGCCCATAAGACCTGATGATAATCTTCGTCCCGAGGGAGACTTCGAGCGTCCCGAGAAATCACCATTCCGACCAGCCGAGCGACCGAAGCAGGTTCGTCCTGAAGACAATCTTCGTCCAGAGGGCGAGTTCTCTACTCCAGAG
Proteins encoded:
- the LOC120958519 gene encoding uncharacterized protein LOC120958519 isoform X17 translates to MGLNNRDKQAKLKTQSLLDSERAGQQTVTTVTVDHGTVAMPLESMATVSSSTANNSSSFQQSSSPSSSTTSKVQSSAVESTVQRKSSDGRVISEVREQGSKKDGPKFSTVSSMRSEANRAKQIDSFIEEIHHIASDTIGSTALIGAPAGMELPAGTVTQKTVLLSGGESARKQSYVSESVGGGHTTLQSSVSGDASQQVISTIGPSKIEISKMALDSSAVSSSSTSKVMQSSSSAITKQEQQQSSSLSSSSQSAMHSEKNVSESSAISSSHKSESKQSKSSHTTSSSSSSSSTSKLMSSAQSKAQSVSETFQSSAHGTSDSAQSGRQTDTLSMNGGRQSLSTVQSSHLPDHSTYDQKSFQLVDGDGKTRQQHDSQSYSMAQSQAPTTKIVYDSAGNQITSTSSSYQAAQGYSTSSFQTEFSDGVDLSKSAKDSSAGTAKLRQTANNQNQVLYDTAGNRITTTGSSSYQAAQGYSSSSFQSSEAMDSKSSKDYMSSTSTSTKQSHNVSTSKGMTSSSAKDSIIDSTTLDNYSVQLHDSSTGQQHSNNMLMKTESAHTVASLSSAHDALASTIQSTQLITESASEAQQRQQHSESTKTYETSSHYAQMDEESRSRRKTSEYREQRESNAAILKRKIYDEHGRRLNLIDEKIVPKDIVTADLQDDVTNVTKTSFEAKLFNPKLKRWELVDQKTILEKDITTDIPVEIVQELEVERPELANITTTIQMTKVYDAKTKQWKTIDQKKHIDVLEKITFLEESSGRSELDESERTKNMKSMDMVDRVTIKEVSDLSDQKRNQINKTSKRTDQQTIQEQCICEICTCGRHNCYNCGGGTATTQTKSSKYTATSNSENVYHQENFTSELSAQATSGRRGTWTIEDAEDHLNRRESYTIEHSSTANETSERRLTWTKDDLEKVDVTKLKADYMRPKPIKHEDNLKPEGAFTVPERAGYTPGERVKPIKPDDNLRPEGEFSTPEKLQYRPAERPKQVRPEDNLRPEGDFEKPEKPQYRPAERPKQIKPEDNLRTEGEFQAPERPEYRPGERPKPVRHDDNLRPEGDFERPEKSPFRPAERPKQVRPEDNLRPEGEFSTPEKPQYRPAERPKQVRPEDNLRPEGEFEKPEKPQYRPAERPKQIKPEDNLRTEGEFQAPERPEYRPGERPKPVRHDDNLRPEGDFERPEKSPFRPAERPKQVRPEDNLRPEGEFSTPEKPQYRPAERPKQIRPEDNLRPEGEFEKPEKPQYRPAERPKQIKPEDNLHTEGEFQTPERPEYRPGERPKPIRPDDNLRPEGDFERPEKSPFRPAERPKQVRPEDNLRPEGEFSTPEKPQYRPAERPKQVRPQDNLKPEGDFERPQPTIVGKAERAQIVRHEGNLYMEGNFERTEKTVYISGERPKPIRPDDNLRPEGDFERPEKSPFRPAERPKQVRPEDNLRPEGEFSTPEKPQYRPAERPKQVRPEDNLRPEGEFEKPEKPQYRPAERPKQIKPEDNLRTEGEFQAPERPEYRPGERPKPVRHDDNLRPEGDFERPEKSPFRPAERPKQVRPEDNLRPEGDFSTPEKPQYRPAERPKQVRPQDNLKPEGDFERPQPTIVGKAERAQIVRHEDNLYMEGNFERTEKTVYISGERPKPIRPDDNLRPEGDFERPEKSPFRPAERPKQVRPEDNLRPEGDFSTPEKPQYRPAERPKQVRPEDNLRPEGEFEKPEKPQYRPAERPKQIKPEDNLRTEGEFQAPERPEYRPGERPKPVRHDDNLRPEGDFERPEKSPFRPAERPKQVRPEDNLRPEGDFSTPEKPQYRPAERPKQVRPEDNLRPEGDFEKPEKPQFRPAERPKQIKPEDNLRTEGEFQAPERPEYRPGERPKPVRHDDNLRPEGDFERPEKSPFRPAERPKQVRPEDNLKPEGSFEKPEKPQYRPAERPKQVKPLDNLRPEGDFERPKPTPVGKPDRAQIVKHEDNLRVEGNFERVEKTVFVAGERPKPIKPDDNLRPEGDFMTPEKQQFRPAERPKQIKPQDNLRPEGDFERPQKSPIGPGERPKPIRHDDNLRPEGSFERPEKATFKPAERPKQIRPEDNLRTEGEFEKPEKPQFRPAERPKQVKPQDNLQIEGDYNTFKEYTEQKQRKEAILKEVHEPGIADGAVLVTTQTVTTILKGEKKQPTGRQVTSNEVHDHATRSESESFTHSHSQHQQQHHTSEQVSSSTAINRAQRIEASTNERDQTTSQRSATKHSQSIHDVSGRNVAESITNHSQHHVVNGKTVVGGMTEHQSHSSHSLKSSSSSSKVHQTSSSTMQQHSSAIKSSSSSSSSSNTHQHQDSLHQLQHGETRHTRTNGTIVTGDDGGPLPGGVQHHTREQMTGSQVSSSSSKVVIDGKVVTDKSASSKLASEKLAIDGVVVTDKSFVERQKTGFDGMESISNVQTTGQNVHGATSSNLQDTTSTSTGSHSSTKTQSQTRSTNNIIHAESSTNGHPVGRRNGSLTTSSQAGSGQMAETQVKKLIGGKWVTKTIKTESKSFAQDHHQHEAVHGDSKMVHSDHVARQQHQTQSAGTEMHSHSISTSSSSVSKSQSSSTIVSDKTVQRGVRETTVSAGSPSGRPAAGARGGSSIVLGESTIDSSSSKRQQTSTTTKLIGGKLVHVTNASDSNNNSSAGKASAQNASNAHHSSLQEQLSSQTASSTSTASNVMKSSRTSESSTTRNTSTIGQQSSTSQQQQQQYNRKNTFASSENVNNSILCRPAQTSTATTTQHAANGVAGGMSVSGSIQRKSISNLNDSAMYSTTNRTSYSSLHRRGKESAESRMQDYVKTLETGTITNRTVRGQPCPPPTLASTGLSNSSSTATASSSTSMSAANQKSLRDYHSAMNVTRSSSTKANASSISFGDDKFHGTSSYKVQYIQQHEGRCPAAAHDNMKLSKVTKQHTYYVRDKK